A window of the Pontibacillus yanchengensis genome harbors these coding sequences:
- a CDS encoding Nif3-like dinuclear metal center hexameric protein, producing MSHNIATGQQIIKWFEEFSPKHLAMDKDPIGLHVGTLNKPISKVMVTLDVLENVVDEAIENGVELIIAHHPLLFKPIQQINPDTEKGRIVQKLIKHDISVYAAHTNLDVTKGGVNDAMCEAMGLEVSDVLVETERESLYKLAVFVPATHEDQLREALGHAGAGHIGEYSHCTFHSSGTGAFKPSDNTNPYIGTQGELEKVDEVKMETIIPQSHLSKVLTAMEEAHPYEEVAYDLFPLENKGQKHGAGRVASLKEPMSLKDFANHVKASFDVPSLRVVGDLSKTIKKVAVLGGDGNKFITQAKRSGADVFITGDLYFHVAHDALGMGLNVIDPGHHVEKVMKKVVHDYLQTTFKKHNIHTEVMTSKANTEPFQFL from the coding sequence GTGAGTCATAATATTGCAACTGGCCAACAAATTATTAAATGGTTTGAAGAATTTTCACCTAAGCATCTAGCTATGGATAAGGACCCAATTGGTCTTCATGTAGGAACCTTAAATAAACCCATATCAAAGGTGATGGTGACATTAGATGTGTTGGAGAATGTAGTTGATGAAGCTATTGAAAATGGTGTTGAATTAATTATTGCTCATCATCCACTATTATTTAAACCAATTCAACAAATTAATCCTGATACAGAAAAAGGTCGCATCGTTCAGAAATTAATCAAACATGATATAAGTGTTTATGCAGCTCATACCAACCTCGATGTTACAAAGGGTGGTGTGAACGATGCTATGTGTGAAGCAATGGGTCTCGAAGTGTCAGATGTATTAGTGGAGACAGAGAGAGAATCATTGTATAAACTTGCAGTATTTGTGCCAGCTACACATGAAGATCAATTGAGAGAAGCTCTTGGACATGCAGGGGCAGGTCATATAGGGGAATATAGTCATTGTACTTTTCACAGCTCGGGGACAGGAGCATTTAAACCATCAGATAACACCAACCCTTATATTGGTACACAAGGAGAACTAGAAAAAGTAGACGAGGTGAAAATGGAGACGATTATCCCTCAAAGTCATTTATCAAAAGTTCTTACTGCGATGGAAGAAGCCCATCCTTATGAAGAAGTAGCCTATGATCTCTTCCCACTTGAGAATAAAGGACAAAAACATGGTGCAGGTCGCGTGGCTTCACTTAAAGAGCCTATGAGCCTTAAGGATTTTGCGAACCATGTTAAAGCCTCCTTCGATGTACCTTCATTACGTGTTGTTGGTGATTTGTCTAAGACTATAAAAAAGGTAGCTGTTTTGGGAGGAGATGGGAATAAATTCATCACTCAAGCTAAACGCTCAGGGGCAGATGTGTTTATAACTGGTGACTTATACTTCCATGTTGCCCATGATGCTCTAGGTATGGGCTTAAATGTTATTGACCCAGGCCATCACGTAGAGAAGGTAATGAAAAAAGTCGTTCATGATTACTTACAAACAACGTTTAAAAAGCATAACATCCACACAGAAGTTATGACTTCGAAAGCGAATACGGAGCCATTTCAGTTCTTATAA
- a CDS encoding 4-hydroxy-3-methylbut-2-enyl diphosphate reductase, whose translation MEVIKIAPRGYCYGVVDAMVIARNASKDPNLPRPLYILGMIVHNRHVTEAFESEGVVTLDGKDRSQLLEDIHEGTVIFTAHGVSPEVKQRAEEKGLTVLDATCPDVTRTHDLIREMTGNGYEIVYIGKKGHPEPEGALGVAPDHVHLIQYEEDIKDLNLTSDKIMVTNQTTMSQWDVYDVMEKVKEKYPQTEIHQEICMATQVRQEAVAEQAGAADLTLVVGDPRSNNSCRLQQVSEEKAGTKAYRIADVSEIDYEWLEDVEKVAITAGASTPTPLVKEVIRFIENYDINDDNTWDRTSKVEQRKILPKVKTKK comes from the coding sequence ATGGAAGTAATTAAAATTGCTCCTAGAGGTTATTGTTATGGAGTTGTAGATGCAATGGTCATTGCACGCAACGCCTCCAAAGATCCGAATTTACCTCGTCCTTTATACATTTTAGGGATGATTGTTCATAATCGTCATGTAACAGAAGCCTTTGAAAGTGAAGGTGTTGTTACGTTAGATGGTAAAGACCGCTCACAACTATTGGAAGATATTCATGAGGGTACTGTTATTTTCACTGCTCATGGTGTATCTCCAGAGGTGAAGCAACGCGCTGAAGAAAAAGGACTAACTGTATTAGATGCAACATGCCCTGATGTAACAAGAACCCATGATTTAATTCGTGAAATGACTGGAAATGGATATGAAATCGTATATATTGGTAAGAAAGGGCACCCAGAGCCTGAAGGGGCACTAGGAGTTGCACCTGATCATGTACACTTAATCCAATATGAGGAAGATATTAAAGACTTAAACCTAACATCTGATAAAATCATGGTCACCAACCAAACGACAATGAGTCAATGGGATGTCTACGATGTAATGGAAAAAGTGAAAGAAAAATACCCTCAAACCGAAATTCATCAAGAAATTTGTATGGCGACCCAAGTTCGTCAAGAAGCGGTTGCTGAACAAGCAGGAGCAGCCGACTTAACCCTTGTTGTTGGTGATCCACGAAGCAATAATTCTTGCCGCTTGCAACAGGTTTCCGAAGAAAAAGCCGGCACAAAGGCTTATCGTATAGCAGACGTAAGTGAAATCGATTATGAGTGGTTAGAAGATGTAGAGAAAGTTGCCATTACAGCAGGAGCATCAACACCTACTCCACTCGTAAAAGAAGTTATCCGTTTTATTGAAAATTACGATATCAACGATGATAATACATGGGATCGAACATCTAAAGTAGAACAACGCAAAATTCTACCAAAAGTTAAAACAAAAAAATAA
- a CDS encoding DEAD/DEAH box helicase has protein sequence MTDQTFKSYALTPMMNEIISKLGFHEPTPIQSKVVPSVLRGESLIGQSHTGSGKTHSYLIPLIDQIDETKKEVQVIVTAPTRELATQIYDEVRKMIQHADKQETWKAKLFIGGTDKQKTMENLKEQPQIVVGTPGRILDLVQEEALDPYTAKSFVVDEADLMLDLGFIEEVDQILLRMDEKVQLLVFSATIPEKLRPFLKKYLENPEFIVADENKPSPEKMEHRLIPLRHRDKSDMIISISKLIQPYLAIIFANRKERADELYKELNDKGLETGLLHGGLSPRERKRMVKDIKNLRFQYIVATDLAARGIDIQGVSHVINADLPKEEEFYIHRVGRTARAGLEGTAINLYTAEDEQLISKLEKRGLTFDRYDIKKGDWELLKDWNERSTRKHKESEADREAWKRVRKPKKVKPGYKKKMKKQQDDIKKKMNRNNKGKR, from the coding sequence ATGACAGATCAAACATTTAAATCATATGCATTGACGCCGATGATGAATGAAATTATAAGCAAGCTTGGGTTTCATGAACCTACCCCCATTCAATCAAAGGTTGTCCCGTCCGTTTTGAGAGGAGAAAGTTTAATTGGACAATCTCATACGGGCTCAGGTAAGACTCATTCCTACTTAATCCCATTGATCGATCAGATTGATGAAACAAAAAAAGAAGTACAAGTTATCGTTACAGCACCAACTAGAGAACTTGCTACTCAAATTTACGATGAAGTACGTAAGATGATTCAACATGCTGACAAACAAGAAACCTGGAAAGCAAAGTTATTTATTGGTGGAACGGATAAGCAAAAAACGATGGAAAACCTTAAAGAGCAACCACAAATTGTAGTAGGCACCCCAGGTAGAATTCTTGATTTAGTTCAAGAAGAAGCCTTAGATCCATATACAGCTAAATCGTTTGTTGTGGATGAAGCTGATCTTATGCTTGATTTAGGTTTTATTGAAGAAGTGGATCAAATTTTGTTAAGAATGGATGAAAAGGTTCAATTGCTTGTCTTCTCAGCTACTATTCCTGAAAAGCTAAGACCATTTCTGAAGAAGTATTTAGAAAACCCTGAATTCATAGTAGCAGATGAGAACAAGCCTTCTCCTGAGAAAATGGAACATCGCCTTATTCCTTTGCGTCATCGTGACAAGTCCGATATGATCATTAGTATTTCTAAGCTTATTCAACCTTACTTAGCAATTATTTTTGCAAATCGTAAGGAAAGAGCAGATGAACTGTACAAAGAATTAAATGATAAAGGCTTAGAAACGGGATTATTACATGGGGGTCTTTCTCCACGCGAACGTAAGAGAATGGTAAAGGACATTAAAAATTTACGCTTCCAGTATATTGTAGCTACAGACTTAGCTGCTAGAGGAATTGATATACAAGGCGTTAGTCATGTAATAAATGCTGACTTACCAAAAGAGGAAGAATTCTACATTCACCGAGTGGGTCGAACAGCTCGCGCCGGGTTAGAAGGTACAGCAATAAACCTATATACTGCAGAAGATGAGCAATTAATAAGCAAGCTTGAAAAGAGAGGTTTAACCTTTGATCGATATGATATCAAAAAAGGAGATTGGGAGCTTCTGAAAGATTGGAATGAACGCTCAACTCGCAAACATAAAGAGAGTGAAGCTGATCGTGAAGCATGGAAGCGAGTACGTAAGCCTAAAAAAGTAAAGCCAGGTTATAAGAAAAAAATGAAAAAGCAACAGGATGACATCAAGAAAAAGATGAATCGGAATAATAAAGGTAAGCGATAA
- a CDS encoding deoxyribonuclease IV: MITLGSHVSMSGKNMLKGASEEAFSYGANTFMIYTGAPQNTRRKAIEDLNIEAGIEHMNKHNIEEIIVHSAYIINIGNTVKPHVFELGVDFLSNEIERVEALQKANQIVLHPGSHVSQGEEIGLSKIIEGLNEVFANKPNTNCQIALETMAGKGSELGKTFEEIATIINGVEHSDKLSVCLDTCHVHDAGYDIVNDFDGVLEHFDKTIGLDRLKVLHINDSKNECGARKDRHENIGYGYIGFKALSYIVHHPKLTNIPKILETPYVGEDKKNKKPPYQYEIDDLRNQTFSDWRPNLLQTTKS; the protein is encoded by the coding sequence ATGATTACATTAGGATCTCATGTATCCATGAGTGGGAAGAACATGCTAAAAGGTGCAAGTGAAGAAGCCTTTTCTTATGGTGCTAACACGTTTATGATTTATACAGGTGCACCTCAAAACACTCGACGAAAAGCGATTGAAGACCTTAATATTGAAGCAGGAATTGAACATATGAACAAGCATAATATTGAGGAAATCATTGTACATTCTGCCTACATCATTAATATAGGGAACACGGTAAAGCCCCATGTATTTGAGTTAGGTGTAGATTTCTTATCGAATGAAATAGAACGAGTTGAAGCCTTACAAAAAGCTAACCAAATCGTGTTACATCCAGGCTCCCATGTAAGTCAGGGTGAAGAAATTGGTTTGAGCAAGATCATCGAAGGGCTTAATGAAGTATTTGCAAATAAACCAAACACCAATTGCCAGATAGCGCTTGAAACGATGGCAGGTAAAGGTAGTGAACTAGGCAAAACATTTGAAGAAATTGCAACTATTATTAATGGTGTAGAACACAGCGACAAGCTTTCTGTATGTCTTGATACTTGTCACGTCCATGATGCAGGCTATGACATTGTTAATGATTTTGATGGTGTATTAGAGCATTTCGATAAAACAATAGGCCTAGACCGATTGAAAGTACTTCACATTAATGATAGTAAAAATGAATGCGGTGCTAGAAAAGACCGTCATGAAAACATCGGATATGGATATATCGGTTTTAAAGCATTATCTTATATTGTTCATCATCCAAAGCTTACGAACATACCTAAAATTCTGGAAACCCCTTATGTAGGTGAAGATAAAAAGAACAAAAAGCCTCCATATCAATATGAAATTGATGACCTTAGAAACCAAACATTCTCTGATTGGCGTCCAAATTTACTTCAAACTACAAAATCTTAA
- a CDS encoding DUF2624 domain-containing protein translates to MIKQVVHQKLKNLTPNALIAYGQEHQIYITKEQANDIVAYLKRTDLNPLEEEDRIKALKKLAQITDPQTAQKVNRIFQQMIKDNGLSHWF, encoded by the coding sequence ATGATTAAACAAGTAGTTCACCAAAAATTAAAGAATTTAACACCTAACGCACTTATAGCTTATGGTCAGGAGCATCAAATTTATATAACAAAAGAACAAGCGAACGATATAGTTGCTTACTTAAAAAGGACGGACTTAAATCCATTAGAGGAAGAAGATCGAATAAAAGCATTAAAAAAGCTCGCCCAAATAACTGATCCTCAAACTGCACAGAAAGTAAATCGCATCTTCCAACAAATGATTAAAGATAATGGTCTATCTCATTGGTTCTAA
- a CDS encoding lytic transglycosylase domain-containing protein codes for MERIKSYSQLLLLFLFITISFMLMLHFYGEKTETLQEKNKQLRKKNEELESENDYMSNMETSFKEKNGYHIWPARDKIAEKMVQESEGRFKKTWALYLVREAKRYEIDPYIAYELLKVETGGKFDPKLVGPETKYGRAYGMSQFMKNTAPWIADMGGLPYEEELLFDPYYSMQLSLIYLDYLHNEYGNWNEALTAYHRGMGGLETYKKENGHAKSWYAEEIQEKAKSHGALAFAE; via the coding sequence ATGGAACGTATTAAGTCTTATTCACAGTTATTGCTTTTGTTTTTATTTATAACCATTAGTTTTATGTTAATGTTACATTTCTATGGAGAGAAAACGGAAACATTACAGGAGAAAAATAAGCAACTAAGAAAAAAGAATGAGGAATTAGAGTCTGAAAATGATTATATGTCAAACATGGAAACGAGCTTCAAAGAAAAAAATGGCTATCACATTTGGCCTGCAAGAGATAAAATAGCGGAGAAGATGGTTCAAGAAAGTGAAGGAAGATTTAAAAAAACGTGGGCCTTGTATTTAGTTCGAGAAGCAAAACGATATGAAATCGACCCTTATATCGCATATGAGTTATTAAAAGTGGAAACAGGTGGTAAATTTGACCCCAAATTAGTTGGGCCTGAAACGAAATACGGACGAGCATATGGCATGTCACAGTTTATGAAGAATACAGCGCCATGGATTGCTGATATGGGTGGCTTGCCATACGAAGAAGAGCTTTTATTTGATCCTTATTACTCCATGCAATTATCTTTAATTTATTTAGATTATCTTCACAATGAATATGGAAACTGGAATGAAGCATTAACTGCATACCATCGAGGCATGGGTGGATTAGAAACCTACAAGAAAGAAAATGGACATGCAAAGAGTTGGTATGCAGAGGAGATACAGGAGAAAGCTAAATCTCATGGGGCATTAGCTTTTGCAGAATAA
- a CDS encoding DUF4190 domain-containing protein — MDDKNRNSNEEHVEEAPQYGNEKESEFKEIENHDQDERVIGEEDTLANSPSVYPGTDDVEFAQEAAIDENSVRDPIKSDEKETDMESNVQAGFGWLAVILSVLSFFILPVIMGAAGIIVGFIARRRGADTLGNTAIIAGAISIVLTLFLAPF, encoded by the coding sequence ATGGATGATAAAAATCGTAACTCCAACGAGGAACATGTTGAAGAAGCTCCGCAATATGGGAACGAAAAAGAAAGTGAATTCAAAGAAATAGAAAATCATGACCAGGATGAACGTGTCATAGGGGAAGAAGACACATTAGCGAACAGTCCAAGCGTTTATCCAGGTACAGACGATGTGGAATTCGCCCAAGAAGCTGCAATTGATGAAAACAGTGTCCGTGATCCAATTAAATCTGATGAAAAGGAAACAGATATGGAGAGCAATGTCCAAGCAGGTTTTGGCTGGTTGGCTGTCATTCTTTCCGTACTATCCTTCTTTATATTACCGGTTATTATGGGCGCTGCTGGGATCATTGTTGGTTTTATTGCTAGGCGAAGAGGTGCTGACACATTAGGGAATACAGCGATTATTGCTGGTGCCATTTCTATTGTGTTAACGCTGTTTTTAGCTCCATTTTAA
- the ispG gene encoding flavodoxin-dependent (E)-4-hydroxy-3-methylbut-2-enyl-diphosphate synthase yields MTITNRKDTRPVRVGDLVIGGSNKVVVQSMTTTKTHDVEATVKEIHRLEEAGCQIVRVACPDERAADAIADIKRQINIPLVVDIHFDYKMALKAIEGGADKIRINPGNIGKRRKVEAVVNAAKEKGIPIRIGVNAGSLERHLLEKYGYPTADAMVESALHHIQILEELDFHDIIVSLKASDVNLAIEAYEKAAEHISYPLHLGITEAGTQFAGTVKSAAGLGAILSKGIGSTLRISLSADPVEEVKVGRELLKTFGLADNAATLISCPTCGRIEIDLISIANEVEEYIQNIKAPIKVAVLGCAVNGPGEAREADIGIAGARGEGLLFRHGEIIRKVPEETMVEELKKEVDKIAEEYLAQKG; encoded by the coding sequence ATGACTATTACAAATCGTAAAGATACACGCCCAGTACGTGTTGGAGACCTCGTAATTGGTGGTAGTAATAAAGTTGTCGTCCAATCAATGACAACAACAAAGACACATGATGTAGAAGCAACTGTAAAAGAAATACATCGTCTAGAAGAGGCTGGTTGTCAAATCGTTCGAGTGGCATGTCCAGATGAACGTGCAGCAGACGCAATTGCTGACATTAAAAGACAAATTAATATACCACTAGTTGTCGATATACATTTTGATTATAAAATGGCTTTAAAAGCAATTGAAGGTGGAGCTGACAAGATTCGTATCAACCCTGGTAATATCGGTAAACGTCGTAAAGTAGAAGCTGTTGTTAATGCTGCTAAAGAAAAAGGAATACCTATTCGAATAGGAGTTAATGCTGGATCTTTAGAGCGCCATCTTCTTGAAAAATACGGTTATCCAACAGCTGATGCCATGGTCGAAAGTGCTCTTCACCATATTCAAATATTAGAGGAACTTGATTTCCATGATATCATCGTTTCATTAAAAGCTTCTGATGTTAACTTAGCTATTGAAGCATACGAAAAGGCTGCTGAGCATATTTCTTATCCATTACACTTAGGTATTACAGAAGCAGGAACTCAATTTGCTGGTACCGTAAAAAGTGCTGCAGGTTTAGGAGCTATCCTAAGCAAAGGAATTGGAAGTACCCTTCGTATTTCTTTAAGTGCAGATCCTGTAGAAGAAGTCAAAGTTGGCCGTGAACTGCTTAAAACATTCGGCCTAGCCGACAATGCTGCAACACTTATTTCTTGTCCAACATGCGGTCGAATTGAAATTGATTTAATTTCTATTGCAAATGAAGTTGAAGAATACATTCAAAACATTAAAGCACCGATAAAAGTCGCTGTGCTAGGTTGCGCTGTTAACGGTCCAGGAGAAGCACGTGAAGCTGACATTGGTATTGCCGGAGCACGTGGTGAGGGTCTTCTTTTCCGACACGGAGAAATTATTCGTAAGGTTCCTGAAGAAACCATGGTAGAAGAATTGAAGAAAGAAGTCGACAAAATTGCTGAAGAATATTTAGCACAAAAAGGTTAA
- a CDS encoding type IV pilus assembly protein FimV encodes MRKMIKKLLVVTLVFLFIVSITKDLTTGTFPASVNENEETTSKQITQPSTTSKATTNTVDQPLQSNKRFETIQYKVKAGETVLSIIERLNKQGNPVTIQQMLKDFEDLNPNTNPHQIETNEPYYFPVYRQNENDM; translated from the coding sequence ATGAGGAAAATGATAAAAAAATTATTAGTTGTGACTCTCGTTTTTCTTTTTATTGTAAGTATAACAAAAGACCTAACCACAGGAACATTCCCAGCATCCGTTAATGAAAATGAAGAAACAACTTCAAAACAAATAACACAGCCTTCTACTACTTCAAAGGCTACAACTAACACTGTTGACCAACCTCTTCAATCCAATAAACGATTCGAAACTATTCAATATAAAGTAAAAGCTGGTGAAACGGTACTATCTATAATTGAACGATTAAATAAACAAGGTAACCCAGTTACCATTCAGCAAATGCTTAAGGATTTCGAAGACTTAAATCCTAATACAAATCCTCATCAAATTGAAACAAACGAACCTTATTATTTCCCTGTCTATAGACAAAATGAAAATGATATGTAA
- a CDS encoding NfeD family protein: MFAIDAAWIALLITGFGTMFLFGELFVNMKGIFGVLGLAFITFYFMSYLSTTMFFIMMIVYLVSLLLIIIDGKLLNDGTLSTIGGISMLFTVGMSAPDWVTGMYGVSGVLLGAFGSLLFLKVFPKRKMWSKIALLDQLTSEQGYNSMNASYQHLVGKEGETLTDLRPVGNIKVENNEYSAVSNGHWIQKGEAIRVENVDGTKILVKKIEL; the protein is encoded by the coding sequence ATGTTTGCTATAGATGCAGCCTGGATTGCGTTACTCATTACTGGTTTTGGGACGATGTTCTTGTTTGGGGAATTATTTGTTAACATGAAAGGAATATTTGGTGTCCTAGGATTGGCATTTATTACATTCTACTTTATGTCATATTTGTCAACTACGATGTTCTTTATCATGATGATCGTGTACTTAGTTAGCTTGCTTCTTATTATAATTGATGGGAAATTATTAAATGATGGCACCCTATCTACTATTGGGGGCATAAGTATGCTTTTTACAGTAGGTATGAGTGCGCCTGACTGGGTGACAGGAATGTATGGAGTGAGCGGTGTGTTACTTGGTGCATTTGGTTCACTGCTGTTTCTGAAGGTGTTCCCTAAGCGTAAAATGTGGTCGAAAATTGCTTTATTAGATCAGTTAACTTCGGAACAAGGGTATAATTCGATGAATGCCTCTTATCAGCATTTAGTGGGAAAAGAAGGTGAAACGCTAACAGATCTAAGACCTGTAGGGAACATAAAAGTAGAAAATAATGAATACAGTGCTGTATCAAATGGTCATTGGATTCAAAAAGGAGAAGCAATTCGTGTAGAAAATGTAGATGGGACGAAAATCCTGGTGAAAAAGATTGAACTTTAA
- a CDS encoding DUF1189 family protein yields MKNITLFKQLLYSIYSPKRTSAFRILSIGKSITYLFFLMLISLLPTLFGEVLGTYEGDVLSSLPLPLPISLTILYFFATGIKFVEITLLGGIGILFAKLQSKPLNYKQTWNLSVYATTVPTLTLAILEGLGIQLPIGAMLAWIGSTLYLFFIIKKVPRPKERK; encoded by the coding sequence ATGAAAAATATTACACTATTCAAACAGCTCTTATATAGTATCTATTCCCCAAAACGCACTTCAGCATTTAGAATATTATCTATTGGCAAGTCCATTACATATCTATTCTTTCTCATGCTGATCAGTTTACTTCCTACACTATTTGGAGAGGTGCTCGGTACATATGAAGGGGATGTGCTATCTAGCCTCCCGCTCCCCTTACCCATTTCACTTACAATTCTTTATTTTTTTGCGACTGGGATAAAATTTGTAGAGATAACTCTTTTGGGTGGGATAGGAATTTTGTTTGCTAAGTTGCAATCTAAGCCCTTGAATTACAAACAAACATGGAATCTTTCTGTATATGCAACAACCGTTCCTACCCTTACACTAGCAATACTAGAAGGATTAGGCATTCAATTACCTATTGGCGCCATGCTAGCTTGGATTGGTTCTACACTTTATCTCTTCTTTATCATCAAGAAAGTACCAAGGCCAAAAGAGAGAAAATGA
- a CDS encoding Na/Pi cotransporter family protein: protein MIFQFIGGLGIFLFGLKYMGDGLQKSAGDRLRNILDRFTTNPFMGVLAGMLVTMLIQSSSGTTVLTVGLVNAGFMTLRQAIGIIMGANIGTTVTAFIIGIEIKEYGLPILALGALLLFFFKNKKITYLGQTLFGFGALFYGLKLMSTGMKPLRGLEAFQDLTVSMSEQPILGVAIGTLFTVVVQSSSATIGVLQGLYEQGAIDLQAALPVLFGDNIGTTITAVLAAIGASIAAKRAAFTHVIFNIVGTVLFLFLLKLYIPFIDYLKSAIGLNEPMTIAFAHGIFNFTNMLIQFPFIGLLAYIVTKLIPGEDTAVDQKPQHLDPIFIEQSPSLALDQAKEEVMRMGDFAYKGLEETSQYLNTQQRKHADKALQFEEALNNLDRNITDYLVSISGSSLTEAESAKHSALIDSVRDIERIGDHFENILELVDYKISNKLDLTEQAKEDLNDMLNLTLLTVKQAIKSLETMDREEALAVVQKENQIDQYERSYRKKHIIRMNDGLCTGPAGIVFVDIISNLERIGDHAVNIAEEVLANHN from the coding sequence ATGATCTTTCAGTTTATTGGTGGTTTAGGGATCTTCCTATTTGGATTGAAATATATGGGGGACGGTTTGCAAAAATCTGCTGGTGATCGTCTTCGAAATATATTAGATCGCTTTACTACGAATCCATTCATGGGCGTACTAGCGGGTATGCTAGTTACAATGCTAATCCAGAGTAGTTCGGGCACAACGGTTTTAACTGTAGGCTTGGTTAACGCTGGTTTTATGACTTTAAGACAAGCAATTGGGATCATAATGGGGGCGAACATAGGTACTACCGTAACTGCATTTATTATAGGAATTGAGATTAAAGAATACGGTCTGCCTATATTAGCTCTAGGAGCATTGTTGCTATTCTTCTTTAAGAACAAAAAAATCACTTATTTAGGCCAGACTCTCTTTGGCTTTGGTGCTCTATTCTATGGTTTGAAGCTAATGAGCACTGGGATGAAACCTTTGAGAGGGCTTGAAGCGTTTCAAGATCTTACGGTAAGCATGAGTGAACAACCTATTCTAGGTGTGGCGATAGGAACATTATTTACAGTTGTTGTTCAAAGTTCCAGTGCGACAATTGGAGTGCTTCAGGGTTTATATGAACAAGGCGCAATTGACCTTCAAGCAGCTCTGCCTGTGTTATTCGGGGATAATATTGGGACAACCATTACAGCAGTACTTGCTGCTATTGGTGCTAGTATAGCTGCCAAACGTGCAGCATTTACGCATGTCATTTTCAACATTGTAGGGACGGTCTTGTTCTTATTTTTGCTAAAGCTTTATATTCCATTTATAGACTACTTGAAAAGTGCTATAGGATTAAACGAGCCAATGACAATCGCATTTGCACATGGTATTTTTAACTTTACGAATATGCTTATACAATTTCCTTTCATAGGTTTACTAGCCTATATTGTAACCAAACTTATACCAGGTGAGGATACGGCAGTGGATCAAAAACCTCAACACTTAGATCCTATATTTATTGAACAGTCTCCATCACTGGCTTTAGATCAAGCGAAAGAAGAAGTGATGAGAATGGGAGACTTTGCATATAAAGGACTCGAAGAAACGAGTCAATATTTAAATACTCAACAACGGAAACATGCAGACAAAGCTCTACAATTTGAAGAAGCCTTAAATAATCTAGACCGCAATATAACAGATTACCTAGTAAGTATCTCAGGGTCTTCTTTAACAGAAGCAGAAAGTGCAAAGCATTCGGCACTTATTGATTCAGTACGTGATATTGAACGAATTGGGGACCACTTTGAAAATATCCTTGAATTAGTTGATTATAAAATATCAAACAAACTAGACCTTACTGAACAGGCAAAGGAAGATTTAAATGATATGCTAAATCTAACTTTACTCACAGTAAAACAGGCTATAAAATCACTTGAAACAATGGATAGGGAAGAAGCATTAGCAGTTGTTCAAAAAGAGAATCAAATTGATCAATATGAAAGGTCTTATCGCAAGAAACACATCATACGCATGAATGATGGACTTTGTACTGGACCTGCTGGTATCGTTTTTGTTGATATCATTAGTAATTTAGAACGAATAGGGGATCATGCAGTAAATATTGCCGAAGAAGTATTAGCTAATCATAATTAA